A portion of the Tenacibaculum todarodis genome contains these proteins:
- a CDS encoding xanthine dehydrogenase family protein molybdopterin-binding subunit: protein MESPKKYSFSRRNFLKTSALASGGIMIGFNLLSACKPNVTPSVDVENLNFNDFNAFIKISKEGYVTIFSPNPEIGQGVKTSMPMIIAEELDVEWNKVHVAQGKYNNKEYQRQVAGGSQSIRFGWDALRQTGATTKQMLINAAAIKWNVDAATCSASKGVITNAKGETLGYGDVVNEAALLEVPENVTLKKPSEYTIIGKSATNVDLDKIVTGKPLFGLDYVAEGMQYVSVLRPPAFGQTLASFDDTEAKKVNGVSQVIKFGDKVAVLASNTWAAMKGKKAIKATWVSNEKLESTDDHDKMLTKILNSNKSEVRREDGNVKKAFSKADKVIERTYHSPFLPHNCLEPMNFYANVTAEKVHLVGPIQTPQWTVGNVAQLLKRKPEEIELEMTRMGGGFGRRLYGDFAMEAAEVSLLSNKPVKVVFSREDDMTDGIYRPAIKYRIAASIKDNKITGYHLKEAAINGNMYGLIPNFFPAGCIPNYKVSTGNYQSNITTGAWRAPYTNFLAFAEQSFFDELADEIGKDAVQLRIDLLQNVKNTEDKNIEYSGKRMEDTIKLAAEKGGWGKAKEGVYQGFSAYYSHNTHVAELAEVVIKNDLPVVTKVVAAVDCGIVVNPTGAKNQVEGGVLDGIGHAMYGDLTFKDGKPSNKNFDTYRLIRMNETPKVEVHFVENELSPTGLGEPGLPPAGGAVANAIHKALGNRMYKQPFIAELKKEENIVG, encoded by the coding sequence ATGGAATCTCCAAAAAAATATAGTTTTAGCAGAAGAAATTTTTTAAAAACATCTGCTTTGGCAAGTGGTGGAATTATGATTGGTTTCAATCTGTTATCAGCTTGTAAACCCAACGTAACACCATCCGTGGATGTAGAAAATTTAAATTTCAATGATTTTAATGCATTTATTAAAATTTCAAAGGAAGGTTATGTAACTATTTTTTCACCAAACCCAGAAATTGGACAAGGTGTAAAAACGTCTATGCCAATGATTATTGCAGAAGAATTAGATGTTGAATGGAATAAAGTTCATGTAGCACAAGGGAAGTATAACAATAAAGAGTATCAACGTCAAGTTGCAGGAGGAAGTCAATCAATACGTTTTGGTTGGGATGCTTTAAGGCAAACAGGTGCAACCACAAAGCAAATGCTAATTAATGCTGCAGCTATAAAATGGAATGTTGATGCTGCAACTTGTTCGGCTTCAAAAGGGGTAATTACCAATGCAAAAGGAGAAACATTAGGTTATGGCGATGTTGTAAATGAAGCGGCTTTATTAGAAGTTCCAGAAAATGTTACGCTAAAAAAGCCTTCGGAGTATACAATTATAGGAAAAAGTGCTACCAATGTAGATTTAGATAAAATTGTTACAGGAAAACCCTTGTTTGGTTTAGATTATGTAGCTGAAGGAATGCAGTATGTTTCGGTTCTACGTCCGCCAGCATTTGGGCAAACCTTAGCAAGTTTTGATGATACTGAAGCTAAAAAAGTAAACGGAGTTTCTCAAGTGATAAAATTTGGCGATAAAGTTGCAGTTTTAGCAAGTAATACTTGGGCAGCAATGAAAGGTAAAAAAGCTATAAAAGCTACTTGGGTAAGTAATGAAAAGTTAGAAAGTACGGATGATCACGATAAAATGCTGACTAAAATTTTAAACAGTAACAAGTCTGAAGTTAGAAGGGAAGACGGAAATGTTAAAAAAGCATTTTCTAAAGCAGATAAAGTGATTGAAAGAACCTATCATTCACCATTTTTACCACACAATTGTTTAGAACCAATGAATTTTTATGCAAATGTAACTGCAGAAAAAGTACATTTAGTTGGGCCAATTCAAACTCCACAGTGGACTGTTGGTAACGTTGCTCAATTATTAAAAAGAAAGCCAGAAGAAATAGAGTTAGAAATGACAAGAATGGGCGGTGGATTTGGTCGTCGTTTATATGGCGATTTTGCTATGGAAGCCGCAGAAGTTTCTTTACTTTCTAATAAACCCGTAAAAGTGGTGTTTTCTCGTGAAGATGATATGACAGACGGAATTTATAGACCCGCAATAAAATATAGAATTGCAGCATCTATAAAAGATAATAAAATTACAGGTTATCATTTAAAAGAAGCTGCAATAAATGGAAATATGTATGGATTAATTCCTAATTTTTTTCCTGCAGGTTGTATTCCTAATTATAAAGTTTCTACAGGAAATTACCAAAGCAATATAACAACAGGGGCCTGGAGAGCGCCTTATACTAACTTTTTAGCGTTTGCAGAACAATCTTTCTTTGATGAATTGGCAGATGAAATTGGTAAAGATGCAGTTCAATTACGAATTGATTTATTGCAAAATGTAAAAAATACAGAAGATAAAAATATAGAATATTCAGGAAAACGAATGGAAGACACCATAAAACTGGCTGCCGAAAAAGGTGGTTGGGGAAAAGCAAAAGAAGGTGTTTACCAAGGTTTTTCAGCTTATTATAGCCACAACACACATGTTGCAGAGTTAGCTGAGGTTGTTATTAAAAATGATTTACCTGTTGTTACTAAAGTAGTTGCTGCGGTAGATTGTGGAATAGTAGTAAATCCAACTGGAGCTAAAAATCAAGTTGAAGGTGGTGTTTTAGACGGAATTGGACATGCAATGTATGGTGATTTAACGTTTAAAGACGGAAAACCATCAAATAAAAACTTTGATACTTACAGATTAATAAGAATGAATGAAACTCCTAAAGTAGAGGTTCATTTTGTGGAAAATGAATTGTCACCAACAGGACTAGGAGAACCAGGACTTCCGCCGGCTGGTGGAGCAGTGGCAAACGCAATACATAAAGCATTGGGTAATCGAATGTATAAACAACCGTTTATTGCTGAATTAAAAAAAGAAGAAAATATAGTTGGTTAA
- a CDS encoding (2Fe-2S)-binding protein — MPNYTLKINGELKSFSADEDTPLLWVLRDELNLVGTKFGCGIAQCGACTIHLNGIAMRSCQLKVSELDSEEITTIEGLSKEGDHPLQEAWKEVDVPQCGYCQAGQIMTAASFLKDNPSPSQEEIRQAMHGNLCRCASYNRIEKAVAIAAKKMS; from the coding sequence ATGCCAAACTACACTTTAAAAATAAACGGAGAACTCAAGTCTTTTTCTGCGGATGAAGACACACCTTTATTATGGGTTTTAAGAGACGAGTTAAATTTAGTAGGAACAAAATTTGGTTGTGGTATTGCACAATGCGGAGCTTGTACCATTCACTTAAATGGAATAGCAATGCGAAGTTGTCAGCTAAAAGTTTCTGAATTAGATTCAGAAGAAATCACAACAATTGAAGGTTTGTCTAAAGAAGGAGATCATCCATTACAAGAAGCTTGGAAAGAAGTAGATGTGCCACAATGTGGTTATTGTCAAGCAGGGCAAATTATGACTGCGGCTTCGTTTCTTAAAGACAATCCATCACCTTCACAAGAAGAAATAAGACAAGCAATGCACGGTAATTTGTGTAGATGTGCTTCGTATAATAGAATAGAAAAAGCAGTAGCAATTGCTGCAAAAAAAATGTCTTAA